TGCAGTAGCCATCTTGGATGTAATAAGCTTTATTGCCCTTATGGCATCGTCATTTCCCGGAATAACATAGTCAATTTCATCAGGGTCACAGTTTGTGTCAACAATAGCCACAATGGGGATCTTCAGGATTCTTGCTTCCTGAACAGCTATCTTCTCTTTTCTTGGATCAACAACAAACAAGGCCCCGGGAAGGGTCTGCATATCCTTAAGCCCACCCAGGTTTTTCTCAAGCTTTGTCCGGGTCTTTTCCAGTTTTGCTACCTCTTTTTTGGTAAGTGCCTCGTATGTACCGTCTTCCTTCATTTTTTCAATATTTTTCAGCTTTTCTATGCTCTTCTTGATCGTGGTGAAATTGGTCAACATTCCGCCAAGCCACCTCTGGTTTACATAAAAAGCCCCTGCCCTCTCTGTCTCGTCCTTGATTGAGTCCTGCGCCTGTTTTTTTGTTCCCACAAAAAGAACGGTTTGACCGGACAATGACAGACCTTTCAGAAAATTGTAGGCGCTTTCAAGTCCCTTCATGGTCTTCTGAAGGTCTATAATATAGATACCGTTTCTCTCACCAAAGATGTAGCGTTTCATCTTCGGGTTCCATCTCTTGACCTGGTGTCCAAAATGAACCCCGGCCTCTAACAGCTCTTTCATTGTTACAACTGACATAGTTCTCACTTTCTCCTGGTTTTTTCCTCCGCCTCTTCCCCTGAACTCCGGGCACTTGTCTCTGTC
This region of Nitrospirota bacterium genomic DNA includes:
- the rpsB gene encoding 30S ribosomal protein S2, which produces MSVVTMKELLEAGVHFGHQVKRWNPKMKRYIFGERNGIYIIDLQKTMKGLESAYNFLKGLSLSGQTVLFVGTKKQAQDSIKDETERAGAFYVNQRWLGGMLTNFTTIKKSIEKLKNIEKMKEDGTYEALTKKEVAKLEKTRTKLEKNLGGLKDMQTLPGALFVVDPRKEKIAVQEARILKIPIVAIVDTNCDPDEIDYVIPGNDDAIRAIKLITSKMATAILEGQDILNKEIEAKAEEARIKEKISQEEEEMAAVNEPAIPPIEAAPQTEEVAE